The Salvelinus alpinus chromosome 28, SLU_Salpinus.1, whole genome shotgun sequence genome includes a window with the following:
- the LOC139556877 gene encoding uncharacterized protein, producing MGPVLWIRAPSSQHPHPCLPPVSTPLPYPQHPHPCLTPAPTPLPTPSTHTPAYPQHPHPCLPPAPTPLPYPQHPHPCLPPAPTPLPTPSTHTAALPPAPTPLPYPQHPHPCLPPAPTPLPYPQHPHPCLPPAPTPLPTPSTHTPAYPQHPHPCLPPAPTPLPYPQHPHRCLTPSTHTPAYPQHPHPCLPPAPTPLPTPSTHTPAYPQHPHLPPAPTPLPYPQNPHPCLPPAPTPLPTPSTHTPAYPQHPHPCLPSQSRPVVIQPGIEPGSVVTPLALRCSALDRCATQEQK from the coding sequence ATGGGACCTGTGCTGTGGATTAGAGCACCCAGCAGCCAACACCCACACCCCTGCCTACCCCCAGTATCCACACCCCTGCCTTACCCCCAGCACCCACACCCCTGCCTAACCCCAGCACCCACACCCCTGCCTACCCCCAGCACCCACACCCCTGCCTACCCCCAGCACCCACACCCCTGCCTACCCCCAGCACCCACACCGCTGCCTTACCCCCAGCACCCACACCCCTGCCTACCCCCAGCACCCACACCCCTGCCTACCCCCAGCACCCACACCGCTGCCTTACCCCCAGCACCCACACCGCTGCCTTACCCCCAGCACCCACACCCCTGCCTACCCCCAGCACCCACACCGCTGCCTTACCCCCAGCACCCACACCCCTGCCTACCCCCAGCACCCACACCCCTGCCTACCCCCAGCACCCACACCCCTGCCTACCCCCAGCACCCACACCCCTGCCTACCCCCAGCACCCACACCGCTGCCTTACCCCCAGCACCCACACCGCTGCCTTACCCCCAGCACCCACACCCCTGCCTACCCCCAGCACCCACACCCCTGCCTACCCCCAGCACCCACACCCCTGCCTACCCCCAGCACCCACACCCCTGCCTACCCCCAGCACCCACACCTACCCCCAGCACCCACACCCCTGCCTTACCCCCAGAACCCACACCCCTGCCTACCCCCAGCACCCACACCCCTGCCTACCCCCAGCACCCACACCCCTGCCTACCCCCAGCACCCACACCCCTGCCTaccctcccaatcacggccagttgtgatacagcctggaatcgaaccagggtctgtagtgacacctctagcactgagatgcagtgccttagaccgctgtgccactcaggaacaaAAATGA